The Caproicibacterium amylolyticum genome includes the window CTTTTTCCACTGACGATGCTTGTGGTCACTGTGCTGGCATTTCTGCTGCGTTTTTCACTTTTTTCCTATGAAAGCGGGGATTATCAGGTATACCTGCAAAAGTGGTATGCGCAGATAGAACAAGGCGGCGGACTGCCCACACTGCGTCAACCACTGTGGGACTGCAACTATACCATTGCCTACCTAACGCTGCTGACACCCTTTGCAGCGCTGCATGTACCTGCGCTGACCGCCGTTAAAACTATTTCCACCGCTGCGGATTTTGCGCTTGCGTTGAGTTGTGCACTGGTTCCACACTTGATTCAAAAGAACAGCCGCCACCCGCGCCTCCTTTTCGCTGCTGTTTACACCGGCGTGTTGTTTTTTCCGGAAACTTTCTTCAACAGCGCACTTTGGGGGCAGTGTGACGCAATTTATACGACTTTTGGTATTCTCTGCGTTTACTTTCTCATGCGTCATACCTATCTGCCCGCCTGTGCCCTGTTTGGACTGTCATTCGCCTTTAAAATGCAGGCTGTTTTCCTGTTGCCGATTCTGGTCATCATGGCTGTCTGTGAAAAAAAATTCCGACTGCGTTATCTGACCGCGGCGCCGGCGGCCCTGGTACTGACCTGTGTACCGGCAATGCTGGCAGGCACGCCGCTGTGGATGTCCTACTGGCCATATTTGGTCCAGTTTAGCTGCTGCGGTTCGCTTTCCGTCAACAGCCCCGGTGCCGGAATGCTGTTGGGCAGCCTTCCCTACCCCATTTTGAAAGGCACTTTACTTACCACGACGCTGCTTTTTCTTTTTCTCACGCTGGCGCTGGTGTTACATCACGGCGGCAGCCTTTCCAACATGCAATTGCTCCTGCTCGCTGCATGTTCTACCTTGTGCTGTGCCGCACTGCTCCCCTGTATGCATGAACGATATTCCTTTCCGGCAGATATTCTGCTGCTGCTTTTCGCAGTCTCCAGTCGTCGAAAAGGAGATTCCCTCTGTTGTATAACCGAAAGTACCGTATCCTTTCTTTCATGGATGCAATACTTTGACCCAAAGCTTCTGACACTTTCGGGGGCTGTTCTTTCTTTGCTTCGCCTTGGCTGCCTGTTCTGGCTTGCAGCGCGTCTGTGGCGAGAATTTGCCCCACTGCCCAACACAACACTTCAATAGTTCCATAAAAGAAGAGCGGCTGCAGCAGCCGCTCTTCTTTTATGGATTCCGTTTTGCACGCGGTTTCCAAACTGTGTTCTCGTCATTTTTTTGCAAGATACAAGTCCATCGTGTCTGTAAGCTGCACCATACCGCCCGCTGCTAAAATCGCCTGACGAATGTCCTGCTCCAGCGCGGCCTTAGCGTTTGGTTCCATTGTCTGGTGGTCAGAATAGGTGTTCAGCAGGCGAATGTAATCTTCCGCACTGAACGTACGGCTGCTGTGAAACAGTTTTGTCTGCACATCGCGAAAGCCGTACCGTGCAATCGTTTGGGCTACTTCTTCGTATTTTTTTGGCGGCTTTCCGGTAAGGCGGTGCCTACCATATGCCGCCTGTATCTCTTCGTAAAGTGTGCGGTTCTCCCGGCTTACCGTTGGATGGTTCCAAAACAATGCCAGCGTGCCGCCCGGTTTCAGGATTTGATATACCTTGGGGTAACCGATTTCTTCCGGCACCCAATGAAATGCGGTTGCGGAATACACAAGATCTATAGAGGAATTTTCCGCCTGAAAGTCCTCAAAGCTGCAGCAGCTGACGGTCAGCGCTGCCTGCCCCGCAAACTTTTCACGCAGATACGCTGCCATTTTTGGGGAAAGCTCCGCCGCACGCACTTTGCACCCCGCCTGCAGAAAAACTTGCGTTGCCTGTCCGGTGCCGGGCCCTATCTCCACAGCACTGGCTTTGGGCTTCAAATTCGCATACTGAAAAATCTCCTGAAACAGTTCTAGGCAGTACCGTGGCCGAAAACGGTCGTAATCCTCTGCATTTTCGCCAAACGTGTAACGCAAATCCATGTTTTTTCACTCTTTTCTAAATTTTTTTAAAATATATGTAAATCTTCTTGACAAAGTAAGTAAGCAAGTATACTATATAATGCATACTATGTATTGCACAATAATGTATTAGGCACAGTATCCAAAAAGGAGCGTGAACCCTGTGAAACACCAAAACGGTATCTGCATTATATTCGGTTACATCCCACACCCCAAAAAGGAGGAAAAGGCATGGACGTTCAGCGAAAAAAAGGAATCCTCGACATCTGCGTGCTCGCGGCACTGAAGCACGGGCCGTCTTATGGCTACCGCATTGTCAGCGACATTTCCGTATGTATTGAAGTTTCGGAATCCACCCTGTATCCGATTCTCCGCCGACTGGAGGGCAGCGGCTGTGTTTCCACCTACAAACAGGAGCACAACGGCCGTATGCGAAAATACTACAGAATTGAAGAACCTGGCCTGCAGAAAGTGCAGGACTTTTTGGATGAAGCGGACGAAATGAAACGCATTTATGCATTTGTGGAAGGAGCACACTTATGAATCAGGAAACTTTTTTACGGGAACTCGCCGCCGGCCTTTCCAAACTTAGCGAGCAGGAGCGTGCGCAGGTGCTGGATTATTACCGCGAACTCATCTTCGATGGTGTGGAAAACGGAAAGTCCGAAGAAGCCGTCATTCAAGACTTTGGCTCTCCGCGAGATATTGCTGCACAAATCAGTGCAGAATATCATACGCCCGCATCCGCACAGCAGCCTGCTTCCGGAACCGTACCTCCCGTGCCACCGCAGCCGGTCGGGGGCATGCAGACCTATGCAGCATGCAATCCGGTTGGTGCTGTCATGATCAGTGCGCAGAACATCAGCGTACAAGTGCAGCCGGTACCGGACGGCCCGGTTCGCGTACTGTTTTCCCCTTGTGACAGTGACCGCATAACCGTCACCGAAGAAAACGGGGTGTTCACTTTTACGCATATGATGCAGCATCTGCTGTTTCATTGGCAGGATCTGTTCCGCGGCCCCCGCAGTATTCTCCTTCAGCTTCCGGTTTCGTTTCACGGAGACATCAGCGTAACCACCTGCAACTCTAAAATTACTGCGGAAAATCTGCGCGAAATTGGTTCTGCCAATTTCACCAACAACAACGCACACATTTCTGTTACCAATACGGAGTGCCGCACCCTGCAGCTGAAGAGTTCTAATGGTTCACTGAAATTGTTTGGTGTAACCGGCGAAGCCTGCACCGCTATCACCAGCAACAGCAGAATCTCGGTTGAAAACAGCCGCTTTCCGGCACAGCTGCAACTGCACACCAGTAACAGTTCCATTCAGGTGGAGCAGAGCAGTTCTGACAACA containing:
- a CDS encoding class I SAM-dependent methyltransferase, whose product is MDLRYTFGENAEDYDRFRPRYCLELFQEIFQYANLKPKASAVEIGPGTGQATQVFLQAGCKVRAAELSPKMAAYLREKFAGQAALTVSCCSFEDFQAENSSIDLVYSATAFHWVPEEIGYPKVYQILKPGGTLALFWNHPTVSRENRTLYEEIQAAYGRHRLTGKPPKKYEEVAQTIARYGFRDVQTKLFHSSRTFSAEDYIRLLNTYSDHQTMEPNAKAALEQDIRQAILAAGGMVQLTDTMDLYLAKK
- a CDS encoding PadR family transcriptional regulator — protein: MDVQRKKGILDICVLAALKHGPSYGYRIVSDISVCIEVSESTLYPILRRLEGSGCVSTYKQEHNGRMRKYYRIEEPGLQKVQDFLDEADEMKRIYAFVEGAHL
- a CDS encoding HAAS signaling domain-containing protein, with the protein product MNQETFLRELAAGLSKLSEQERAQVLDYYRELIFDGVENGKSEEAVIQDFGSPRDIAAQISAEYHTPASAQQPASGTVPPVPPQPVGGMQTYAACNPVGAVMISAQNISVQVQPVPDGPVRVLFSPCDSDRITVTEENGVFTFTHMMQHLLFHWQDLFRGPRSILLQLPVSFHGDISVTTCNSKITAENLREIGSANFTNNNAHISVTNTECRTLQLKSSNGSLKLFGVTGEACTAITSNSRISVENSRFPAQLQLHTSNSSIQVEQSSSDNISMKTANGSISAMLAGDAREYAIHSHTSNGQNNLPTDWSYPGQTKHLSAVTSNARINVKFTAPAV